A window of the Juglans microcarpa x Juglans regia isolate MS1-56 chromosome 5D, Jm3101_v1.0, whole genome shotgun sequence genome harbors these coding sequences:
- the LOC121265804 gene encoding uncharacterized protein LOC121265804 codes for MSIEFEVRDWVYLKLSPMREISRFGVKGKLSPTYVGPYEILEKVGVVAYCLELLTEFHGIHNVFHMSSPKKSFGNQILAIIDAKIISLQSNVTHKERPMQIIDQKEKELR; via the coding sequence ATGAGTATAGAGTTTGAAGTcagagattgggtttatctgaAATTATCTCCTATGAGAGAAATAAGCCGATTTGGTGTTAAGGGCAAGTTAAGTCCAACATATGTGGGACCTTATGAAATATTGGAGAAGGTGGGAGTAGTTGCGTACTGCCTGGAGTTACTAACTGAGTTCCATGGAATCCATAATGTTTTCCACATGTCTTCACCGAAAAAGAGTTTTGGAAATCAGATACTAGCAATCATAGATGCCAAGATTATATCTTTGCAATCCAACGTAACTCACAAGGAAAGACCAATGCAAATCATTGATCAGAAAGAGAAGGAATTGCGGTAA